A single Marinitoga aeolica DNA region contains:
- the rpsO gene encoding 30S ribosomal protein S15 → MSRGLDPEIKNKVIEEFKINEKDTGSVEVQIALLTARIRHLTEHLKVHSKDFHSRRGLMKMVGKRRKMLKYLKKERPEVYKELISKLGIRG, encoded by the coding sequence ATGTCAAGAGGATTGGATCCAGAAATTAAAAACAAAGTTATTGAAGAATTTAAGATCAACGAAAAAGACACAGGTTCAGTTGAAGTTCAAATTGCATTATTAACAGCAAGAATTAGACACTTAACTGAACACTTAAAAGTTCATTCAAAAGATTTTCACTCAAGAAGAGGATTAATGAAAATGGTTGGTAAGAGAAGGAAAATGTTAAAATACTTGAAAAAAGAAAGACCAGAAGTTTATAAAGAATTAATTTCAAAATTAGGAATTAGAGGTTAA
- a CDS encoding diguanylate cyclase has product MNTIFKSHLENLFSNIQKTMDDLNSSNDIVFIFDKNSLIKDFAEKALKMEFENILTKNKYIKEILIINENQQIILKSGNNLYIPSINKKFLYYFKNNCYLILKSRIDFKAEKNLIFILNLNDIFYDFLSNLKFENAYKLLISQDKNFYLLQNHSTKIISSNYQNKCCFKSITFSINNNINLSILEDKHIVFKNIYKSLIFFILILLFIPLFTWPIARYISSKISNPLIYITKIIGNFNFKKFQPVKIKKDFDDEIKLLATKFNFMGSELTKYINNMEKLVAERTKKIEEQKKELEQLNKRLKNISITDALTSLYNRRFFNESFISDYKFAYREKLYINFAIIDIDHFKKINDNYGHLAGDYCLKEFGKILKKHFHRDNDKIFRYGGEEFVIYYLSKSSTPFKTMLESIRKDIEKNEFKFEDKFIKFTISIGAISKIPETNDYKNFLEIADNNLYQAKNLGRNKIIISY; this is encoded by the coding sequence TTGAATACAATTTTCAAAAGTCATTTGGAAAATCTTTTTTCAAATATACAAAAAACGATGGACGATTTAAATTCAAGTAATGATATTGTATTTATTTTCGATAAAAATTCTCTTATAAAAGATTTTGCAGAAAAAGCCTTAAAAATGGAATTCGAAAATATATTAACTAAAAATAAATATATCAAAGAAATTTTAATTATAAATGAAAACCAACAAATAATTCTAAAATCCGGAAATAATTTATATATACCTTCTATAAACAAAAAATTTTTGTATTATTTTAAAAACAACTGTTATCTTATATTAAAAAGTAGAATTGATTTCAAAGCTGAAAAAAATCTAATTTTTATTTTAAATCTTAATGATATTTTTTATGATTTTTTATCTAACTTAAAATTTGAAAATGCATATAAATTATTAATATCCCAGGATAAGAATTTTTATTTACTTCAAAACCATTCCACAAAAATAATTTCCAGCAATTATCAAAATAAATGTTGTTTCAAATCTATAACTTTTAGCATTAACAATAATATAAATTTAAGCATTTTAGAAGATAAACACATTGTTTTCAAAAATATATATAAGTCTTTAATTTTCTTTATTTTAATATTACTTTTCATTCCATTGTTTACATGGCCAATTGCCCGATATATATCATCAAAAATATCAAATCCATTAATATATATTACTAAAATTATCGGTAATTTTAATTTTAAAAAATTTCAACCAGTAAAAATAAAAAAAGATTTTGATGATGAAATTAAATTACTTGCAACAAAATTTAATTTTATGGGAAGCGAATTAACAAAATACATTAATAATATGGAAAAACTTGTTGCTGAAAGAACAAAAAAAATAGAAGAGCAAAAAAAAGAATTAGAACAATTAAATAAACGTCTTAAAAATATTTCAATAACTGATGCTTTAACTTCTTTATATAATAGAAGATTTTTTAATGAGAGCTTTATTAGCGATTATAAATTCGCATATAGAGAAAAATTATACATTAATTTTGCAATTATAGATATAGACCATTTTAAAAAAATTAATGATAATTACGGACATCTCGCTGGAGATTATTGCTTAAAAGAGTTTGGTAAAATTTTAAAAAAACATTTTCATAGGGACAATGATAAAATTTTTAGATATGGTGGAGAAGAATTTGTGATATATTACCTATCAAAATCGTCAACACCTTTCAAAACTATGCTCGAATCTATACGTAAAGACATTGAAAAAAACGAATTTAAATTTGAAGATAAATTTATAAAATTTACAATAAGTATTGGAGCTATTTCAAAAATTCCTGAAACTAATGATTATAAAAATTTTTTAGAAATAGCTGACAACAATTTATATCAGGCTAAAAATCTTGGAAGAAACAAAATTATTATTTCCTATTAA
- a CDS encoding transglycosylase SLT domain-containing protein: MYKKIIFLIVFFTFIFSVINARTLKEILDSGYLIIGIRNIPSDVVYQPDIPNKPGFCYELAKSFADYLNVDMKIKIVNYFSDYWTKNGKNMLKNNLSGIPDIYNSIDIVADIITVTDQRKKLVKMIPFIENAELFFTRKSENISSYNDFKGKKIITAETYNFYTTLINELNKRKLHYIINKISIDNDKIIFLEPYKKPSKNDVEILLIPEGIKFNRYAFYYQVILKNADISILDSFSFFSKIFNTYTFKENLKPLFIANNIGYLAFCTSPKTLELNAVLGNFMSLFKETEKFNLLFKKYIGINYYDYLDILKRTR, from the coding sequence ATGTATAAAAAAATTATCTTTTTAATTGTTTTTTTCACTTTTATATTTAGTGTTATTAACGCTCGTACCTTAAAAGAAATCTTAGATTCAGGATATTTAATTATTGGAATAAGAAATATTCCAAGTGATGTTGTTTATCAACCAGATATCCCAAATAAACCAGGATTTTGTTATGAATTAGCTAAAAGCTTTGCTGATTATTTAAATGTCGATATGAAAATAAAAATTGTAAATTATTTTAGTGATTATTGGACAAAAAATGGCAAAAATATGCTAAAAAATAATTTATCTGGTATTCCAGACATTTATAATAGCATTGATATTGTCGCTGATATTATTACTGTAACCGACCAAAGAAAAAAACTCGTTAAAATGATTCCTTTTATAGAAAATGCCGAATTATTTTTTACAAGAAAAAGCGAAAATATAAGTTCATATAATGATTTCAAAGGAAAAAAAATAATAACTGCCGAAACTTATAATTTTTACACAACACTTATAAACGAATTGAATAAAAGGAAACTTCATTATATAATAAACAAAATCAGCATTGATAATGATAAAATTATATTTTTAGAACCTTATAAAAAACCCTCAAAAAACGATGTAGAAATTTTATTAATTCCAGAGGGAATTAAATTTAATAGATATGCTTTTTACTATCAAGTAATATTAAAAAATGCTGATATAAGCATATTAGATTCATTTTCATTTTTTTCTAAAATATTTAACACCTATACTTTTAAAGAGAATCTAAAACCTCTTTTTATTGCTAATAATATTGGTTATTTAGCTTTTTGTACATCACCAAAAACTTTGGAATTAAATGCTGTACTTGGAAATTTTATGTCTTTATTCAAAGAAACAGAAAAATTTAATCTCCTTTTTAAAAAATATATAGGAATAAATTATTATGATTATCTTGATATTTTAAAAAGGACACGATAA